Genomic DNA from Thermus amyloliquefaciens:
CTGGGGGCCTCCCCCACCCCCTTTAGGGCCTCCGGGGGAAGGCGGTGGGCCTTTTGGGTCAGGACCAGGGCCTCCCCATCCTCCGCATAGAGGTGCAGGTAAACGCCCCCCGTGGTGAGGAGGGCCCCCGTCTGGCCCTTGCGGTAGGCCTCCGCCGCCCGCTTGGCGTCCTCCAGGAGGGTGGCCTCCAGGTGGCCCCTAAGGGCGCGCTCCACTCCCTGCCCCGCCAGGTACAAAGCCCCCACCAGGAAGAGGAGCCAGAGGAGGCTGAAGGAGAGGAAAAGCCGAAGCCGGAAGGACATGGGGCCGGGCTAGGCTTCCTCCTCCCCCCTTCCCGGGCGCACCGCATACCCCAGGCCCCGCACCGTGCGCAGGTAGCCGTAGGCCCCAGCCTCACGGAGCTTGGCCCGGAGGTTGGCCACGTGCACGTCCAGGACGTTGGAATCCCGGCCCAGGGGCTTACCCCAGATCTTTTCCTCTATCTCCTCCCGGGGAAAGACCCTTCCCGGGCGGCTCATGAGGAGATGGAGGAGCTCAAACTCCTTGGGGGAAAGCCGCACCTCCTTTTCCCCAAAGAACACCTGCCGCCTTCTGGGGTAAAGCTCCAGCCGGCCCACGGTGAGGACCTCGCTGCCTTCCTTGTGCCGCAGCTGCACCTGGATGCGGGCCAGGAGCTCGGCGGGGTGGAAGGGCTTCACCAGGTAGTCGTCGGCCCCGTCGGAAAGG
This window encodes:
- a CDS encoding response regulator transcription factor, which gives rise to MKRILLIEDDAEVARLVELELKEAGFSVEWAKSGMEGLVKHRERKPDLVVLDLGLPDLDGAEVARRIRATDDTPILVLTAQDAVERKVGLLSDGADDYLVKPFHPAELLARIQVQLRHKEGSEVLTVGRLELYPRRRQVFFGEKEVRLSPKEFELLHLLMSRPGRVFPREEIEEKIWGKPLGRDSNVLDVHVANLRAKLREAGAYGYLRTVRGLGYAVRPGRGEEEA